In the genome of Vicia villosa cultivar HV-30 ecotype Madison, WI linkage group LG7, Vvil1.0, whole genome shotgun sequence, one region contains:
- the LOC131618514 gene encoding receptor-like protein EIX2, translating to MVRMRFPSQTKLLSLLLSFIIICNLVRCETNGSCNQKDKQILLCFKHGLTDPLGMLSSWSYKEDCCEWRGVHCDFNGRVTELILPCDAYENKTRCLSGELDLSLFELEFLNYLDLNNNDFKSIHLSLDCQNMLLVNTPHRSRNFSNIVYLDLSYNHNLVVGDLRWLLRLSSSLEHLILDSLNLHKQTQWLQILVMFPLLSELSLRSCQLESASPSLQYANFTSLETIDLSNNDFFSEMPIWLFNLSSLSYLNLGYNRFHGQIPETLGNLSSLKFLSVSSNNLTGNLPESLGKLSNLEELFLDRNPLLSGVVSERNFAKLSKLQVLLLDSPTFVFDFDFQWIPPFKLTDLVLGYADLKHLPWLYTHKSLISLVIKKSIFKNDSEEMFWSLANNCPHLSLTDNNMPWDMSNVVLNSEIVILNRNGLSGGLPRLTSNVSVFQISDNNLSGSLSSLLCQNMREQSDLKYLDVSNNSLSGELTECWGNWNSLIHVDLGRNNLTGMIPHSMGTLSNLSSLHIYNNKLHGEIPVSLKNLPKLVIVNLGRNKISGNISNWMGKDIKVLQLRSNEFSGDISLQICQLHSLLVLDLASNRLTGTIPHCLHNITAMISNNTLESDEFTIVINFKSSFLNGIDFSMSYSYRIKVPLLAKGSDLNYYKYMRVIDFSNNHLSGRIPLEVFNLTALQSLNLSQNELIGTIPEEIGNMKALESLDFSNNTLSGEIPQTMSFLSFLGVLNLSFNNFQGKIPLGTQLQSFSNLSYMGNPQLCGTPLIEQCNHNEAPDDCDTNLMENEEEESEVMQWFYMGMGVGFATSFWIVFGTLLFKRTWRHAYFNFLYDVKDCFMNSTLLAENLSVR from the exons ATGGTGAGAATGAGATTCCCTTCCCAAACCAAACTGCTATCTCTATTATTGTCATTcataatcatatgcaatttagtaAGATGTGAAACAAACGGTTCTTGCAACCAAAAAGATAAACAAATACTTCTTTGTTTTAAGCACGGACTCACTGATCCATTAGGCATGTTGTCATCATGGTCCtataaagaagattgttgtgaatggagaGGAGTTCATTGTGACTTCAATGGTAGAGTCACCGAGCTCATCCTCCCTTGCGACGCTTATGAAAACAAAACACGTTGTTTGTCAGGTGAACTCGATCTTTCCTTATTTGAGCTTGAATTTTTGAACTACTTGGATTTGAACAATAATGACTTCAAATCTATACACTTATCCTTGGATTGTCAAAACATGTTATTAGTTAACACTCCTCATAGAAGTCGAAACTTTTccaatatagtttatcttgactTGTCATATAATCATAATCTTGTAGTTGGTGATTTGAGATGGCTTCTTCGTCTATCATCATCCTTAGAACATCTCATCTTGGATTCCCTTAATCTCCACAAACAAACTCAATGGCTTCAGATATTGGTTATGTTTCCTTTGCTTTCTGAGTTATCCTTACGTAGTTGCCAACTTGAAAGCGCAAGCCCATCTCTTCAATATGCCAATTTCACTTCACTTGAAACTATTGATCTCTCTAACAATGATTTTTTCTCAGAAATGCCTATTTGGTTGTTCAATCTAAGTAGCCTTTCTTATTTGAATCTTGGGTACAACCGTTTCCATGGCCAAATACCAGAAACTTTGGGAAATCTTTCATCATTAAAATTCCTCTCTGTTTCTTCAAACAACTTGACTGGAAACCTTCCTGAAAGTTTAGGGAAACTTTCTAATTTGGAGGAGTTGTTTCTTGATAGAAATCCTTTATTGTCTGGAGTTGTGTCTGAAAGAAATTTTGCCAAGCTCTCAAAGTTACAAGTGTTATTGTTGGATTCACCCACCTTTGTCTTTGATTTTGATTTCCAATGGATTCCTCCTTTTAAACTTACAGATCTCGTCTTGGGGTATGCAGATCTTAAACATCTTCCATGGTTGTATACACataaatctctaatttctttagtaattaaaaaatccatttttaaaaatgattctgaagaaatgTTTTGGAGTTTGGCAAATAACTGTCCACATCTTTCTCTAACCGACAATAACATGCCTTGGGACATGTCAAATGTAGTTTTGAACTCTGAAATTGTAATACTTAATAGAAATGGTTTGAGCGGTGGTCTTCCCAGATTAACTTCAAATGTGAGTGTTTTTCAAATAAGTGATAACAATTTGTCTGGATCTCTTTCCTCTCTCTTATGCCAAAATATGAGAGAGCAAAGTGATTTGAAGTACTTGGATGTCTCTAATAACTCTTTATCTGGAGAGCTCACAGAATGTTGGGGAAATTGGAATTCACTTATTCATGTTGATTTGGGAAGAAATAATCTAACAGGCATGATTCCACACTCAATGGGTACATTATCCAATCTTTCGTCACtgcatatttataataataagttGCATGGAGAGATACCTGTGTCATTAAAAAATTTACCGAAACTTGTGATTGTTAATCttggtagaaataaaatttcgGGAAATATATCAAATTGGATGGGAAAGGATATAAAAGTTCTTCAATTAAGATCAAATGAATTTAGTGGTGATATTTCTCTACAAATATGCCAACTACATTCTTTGTTGGTCTTAGATCTTGCAAGCAATAGATTAACAGGGACAATACCTCATTGCCTACATAATATCACTGCCATGATTTCCAATAATACTTTAGAAAGTGATGAATTCACAATTGTTATCAACTTTAAAAGTAGTTTCTTGAATGGAATCGATTTCAGCATGAGTTACTCATATAGAATAAAAGTTCCATTGCTAGCAAAGGGAAGTGACTTAAACTATTACAAGTATATGCGTGTTATTGACTTTTCTAACAACCATTTGTCGGGTAGAATCCCTTTAGAAGTATTCAACCTCACTGCACTACAATCCTTAAACTTGTCACAAAATGAATTAATAGGAACCATACCAGAAGAAATAGGAAACATGAAAGCATTAGagtcacttgatttctcaaataACACTCTGTCAGGAGAAATTCCTCAAACCATGTCTTTTTTGTCTTTTCTTGGAGTGTTGAATCTCTCCTTCAACAATTTTCAAGGTAAAATTCCATTAGGAACTCAACTTCAAAGCTTTTCAAATCTTAGTTATATGGGAAATCCTCAACTTTGTGGAACTCCACTCATAGAACAATGCAACCACAATGAAGCCCCGGATGATTGTGACACTAATTTGATGGAAAATGAAGAGGAAGAATCTGAGGTAATGCAATGGTTCTATATGGGTATGGGAGTTGGATTTGCAACAAGCTTTTGGATAGTATTTGGTACCCTTTTATTCAAGCGGACATGGAGGCATGCTTACTTCAATTTTCTTTATGATGTCAAAGATTGCTTCATGAATTCGACTCTTTTGGCTGAAAATTTATCAGTGAG GTAA